From a single Nicotiana tabacum cultivar K326 chromosome 8, ASM71507v2, whole genome shotgun sequence genomic region:
- the LOC107789013 gene encoding protein TIFY 8-like, translating into MAHIQSNKNVMSNNKSASGGNTTAADNEVKPTAATTTFHDFLGKGYPQDSSLAMASKLVLPSEASPSASVSVGASSDLGSERHVGNHFEGVPFYGLRGELSGPETSNRFSGTKRSNSDSLMGSSRDKFSTLRPDALESSHMTKLLRNAGGEPRGQPRDQDMSFAMHPMRPLHASLISQPSATGRTDANASKWDRAIPVNVGPTLHYHPRASQVVPFGYQSSANRFGDANAGPSTISQAAADEGSRTGIKGSGILRSINVSGGVSDRSLSGVPLGGAKQKPGLHLSDLESSNPSRQGLTSAGSQMTIFYGGQAHVFDNVHPNKADVIMALAGSNGGSWSTTYAPKSVARPLTGENGSPKAENEVTKGSNLALIRELHARSSGKGGSLHGFGSGDQISVPQGIHRGASISTEAKAALQAASNSADEKREV; encoded by the exons ATGGCTCACATACAAAGTAACAAGAATGTGATGAGTAACAACAAAAGTGCTAGTGGTGGTAATACTACTGCAGCTGATAATGAAGTGAAACCAACAGCCGCCACTACTACTTTTCATGATTTTTTAGGTAAAGGGTATCCTCAAGATTCATCTCTGGCTATGGCTAGCAAATTGGTGTTGCCGTCCGAGGCATCTCCTTCTGCTTCTGTCTCTGTTGGTGCTTCTTCTGATCTGGGTTCTG AAAGACATGTAGGAAATCATTTTGAAGGAGTGCCGTTCTACGGCCTAAGGGGTGAACTTTCAGGGCCTGAGACAAGTAATCGATTCTCGGGAACTAAAAGAAGCAATTCTGACTCTTTGATGGGGTCATCAAGAGATAAATTTTCAACGCTGCGACCAGACGCATTGGAGAGCTCACATATGACAAag CTACTACGAAATGCAGGGGGTGAGCCACGTGGACAACCACGTGATCAAGACATGTCCTTTGCTATGCATCCTATGAGGCCACTTCATGCCTCTTTAATATCACAACCATCGGCAACTGGTCGAACCGATGCCAATGCTTCCAAGTGGGATCGAGCTATTCCTGTCAATGTTGGCCCCACCTTGCATTATCATCCACGTGCTAGTCAAGTCGTACCTTTTGGCTATCAATCGTCAGCCAACAGGTTTGGAGATGCCAATGCGGGACCTTCTACTATATCTCAAGCAGCTGCTGATGAAGGATCAAGGACAGGAATCAAAGGATCCGGAATATTGAGGTCCATTAATGTGAGTGGTGGAGTCTCTGATAGAAGCCTTTCTGGTGTACCATTAGGTGGTGCTAAGCAGAAACCCGGGCTTCACTTGTCTGACCTCGAATCTTCTAACCCAAG TCGGCAAGGACTGACATCCGCTGGATCTCAAATGACTATATTTTATGGGGGTCAAGCCCATGTTTTTGATAATGTCCATCCCAACAAG gcagatgttataatggccTTAGCTGGATCAAATGGAGGATCTTGGTCAACTACCTATGCTCCAAAATCTGTAGCGAGGCCATTAACTGGAGAAAATGGTTCACCTAAAGCAGAGAATGAGGTAACCAAGGGCAGTAACTTAGCTCTAATTAGGGAGTTGCATGCCAGGTCATCTGGTAAAGGCGGTTCCCTTCACGGTTTTGGTTCTGGTGATCAAATTTCTGTTCCTCAAG GTATTCATCGAGGGGCTAGCATAAGTACGGAAGCAAAAGCGGCACTGCAAGCAGCATCAAATAGTGCTGATGAAAAACGAGAAGTGTGA